AAGCGACCCGTGGACTACGCGCGGGAACAGGCGCGAACCCTCGCGCCCGCGAAGTTGGAGTCCTCGTCGCAGCCCTCGACGGGGCCGGTCCGGAAGATTCGGGTCCGGGTCTACGCGGACTCGGACTATCGGGAGCAGGTGGTGCGCTGGCGAAGCAGCGTCGTGTCCCAGTTGCAGCGCGCGAGCGCGGTGATGCAGGGGCCGCTGGGCGTTGTCTTCGAGCTTGAGTCGACGCGCGAGTGGGCGCATCGAGGTGTCGAGGGCGAGCTGGAGGGTTCGCTGACCGCGCTGGAGCTCACAGATCCGGGCGAGGACGTGGACCTGGTGGTCGGCTTCGTCTCCGCGCTCAAGCTCTTCTCCTCCGCGCAGCATGAGCTGGGCATGGCCCGGCTGTTCGGGCGCCACTGCGTGCTGCGCGAGATGGGAAACCCGGAGGAGGTCCGCGCCATCATGGAGTCGCTGATCCACCTGCCCCAGGAGGAGCGGCAGACGCTCTACCAGGAGCGGAAGATGCACAAGGAGACGTCCGTCTTCCTCCACGAGTGGGCGCACACGCTGGGGGCATTCCACGTGCGCAACTCGCACTGGATGATGTTCCCGAACTACGCACCGAGTCAGGGGTCCTTCGCACCGCAGACCCTGGCGTTGCTCAAGACCAGCCTTCCCCATGCCTCGGCGGGGCGTCGCGATGACGCCGCAGCGCGGGCCTGGGCGACCGAGCTGGGTGCACTGCTGGCCTCGACGGCCTCGCCGGACTGGGAGGGACCGGAGAAGGAGGCGGTCGTCGAATGGCTCGCGAAGGTCCGCGAGGGCAAGGCGCCGCTGGTCGTTCACCAGCCCCAGGCCCCCCTGCCTCCGGAGGACCGGCGCCGACTCGAACAAATCCTCGCGCTCGAGAAGGAGGGCCGCGTGGAGGTCGCCGCCCAGCAGATGGAGCCCCTCGCGCGACGCCACCCGGAGGACTTCTTCGTCCAAAGGCTGGCCTGCTACCTGGACACGCGTGTCGCCCCCAAGCTGCCGGCGACCCGGGAGAAGTGCGAGGCAGTCGCCGAGAAATTCCCCTCCGAGCCCGCTCCCTTGTTCCACCTCGCGACCCTGGCCCTCCAACAGGGGCAGCACGTGGAGGCGCAAGGCCAGCTCGTGCGAGCGCGGCAACGGATGGACGCGAACCCTGGAACACCGCCGGAATTCTGGGGAGACCTCGCGGCCTTCTTCAAGGAGACCTCCTCGGTCACATGGGCGGAGCAGGCCATCCAGAAGGCGGGCAATGACTCTCGGGCCGAGCCTCTGCGGACCTGGGCTCGGCAGGCTCGACGCTGGAAGGCACTGCCAGTGGATGCCTCCGTGAGCGGTATCGCGGTGGAGCGGGAGGGAGAGTTCATCCGCGCGGCGAAGGACGTCGAGGATTCGCTCGATAAGGGGCCGGCGACGAAGGCGCAGGCACGACTCACCTGGCTGAGGCGGGAGTTCCCGCGCGCGGCGGTGCTGCACGTGTTGGACTGCGAAATCCACATGCGCGCTGGCAGGGTGGGACCTGCGAAAGCGGCGTGTCGGCAGGCCGTGGCCGCGCACGAGGAGGCGGTGCAGGCGCACTTCATCCTGGGGTGGCTGGCCTCCACGTCGGGTCCCCGCGAGGAGGCGCGTGCGCACCTGGAGCGTGTCGTGGCGCTGGAACCCTTGCACAAACAGGCGTGGCAGCTCCTGGCGGAGCAGTACCGCGCCGTGGGGATGGCGGAGGCGCTGAAGACGCTCCAGGGGCGCTATCGTGAGCAGTTCGCCCAGGAACTGCGCTGAGGCGTGGCTGCTCAGCCCCGGGCGGCCGGCGGCGGCATGGGGGGCGCGGTGCGCTGCCACGCCTCCAGTTCCTGCACGCGCCCCAGCCAGGCCCGGAGGTTCGCGTAGCCTTCGATGGGCAGGCGCGCCGGGCCCGCGAGGGCGAACGACGCGGCGAGCGAGAGGTCCGCGAGCGTCAGTCGCTCCTGAACAACCCACGTCCTGCCCGCCAGATGCGAGTCCAGCACGGGCGCGTACTGCGCGACGAGGGCCTCGCCGCGCGCGACCTCGGCGGGGTCCGGCGGCCCTCGGCCGGTGCGCTGCTTCACGAAGTTCTCCTGGACGAGCACGGTGTTCGCCGGGGCCATGTGGGCCGAGCACCAGAACAGCCAGCGGTTCACGTCGGCGCGGCCCTGCGCGTCCGTCGGGAGCAGGGTCTGCCCCGGGGTCTTCTCCGCGAGGTACACCATGATGGCTCGCGACTCCCAGAGCACGAAGCCGCCGTCGTCCAGGACGGGGACGCGCCCGTTGGGGTTGATGCCCAGGTACGACGACTCGCGCTGCTTGCCCGTGGTGAGGTCCACGACGATGCGCTCGAGGGGAATGTCGAGGTGGGCGGCCACGAGCAGCACGCGGCGCGAGTTTCCGGACAGGGGGTGGAAGTAGAGCTTCAAGACAGACCTCCGGGTCAGCACGGGTGGAGAGAAAGTCCTATCCACCCGGCGTGACAACGGCCTGTCAGGTATTTTCAGGTGCCTACGGCGCGCTCGTGGGGGCCGAGTAGTGCACCGGGGGCGACTCACCCGGGAAGGTGGGGATCCGCTCGACGAACTGCTCATCCACGTAGCACCAGGCCCAGTCCTCTCCGGGCTCGAACGATTTGATGACCGGGTGCGCGCTTTCGTGGAAGTGCCGGGTCGCGTGGCGTGACGGCGAGTCGTCGCAGCAGCCCACGTGTCCGCAGGTCAGGCACATCCGGAGATGAAGCCAGTCCCCTCCGTCCTTCAGACACTCCACGCAACCGTGGCCGCTGGGATGGATGGGAGCCGTCCGGTGATGCTCGGTCGCTTCCAGGTGGGAACATGCCTTCTTCATGGCTCGCGCTCCATGTGGAGGCCTCCGTCCGAGGGCCTCATGGTGTCGAACATGGGGATGCGAGGGGGCCGCTCGCAACGCGCGTGGGGCTGTGTCGGTCGCGGGGCGGGCGCCCGGCTCGCCGCTCGTGGTGCGCGGCGGGCCGGGGGCCGAGCTCTTCGCGCTACTTCACGTAGAAGACTTCGTTCTGGATCTTCCGGATGCTGGTGTTGCGCCGGATGATGTCGGACAGCCGCGTCGTCTTCACCCGCAGGAGATCGAAGAGGTTCAGCGACCGCTCGTACCAGAAGCGGTCCCCCGCGCGGGTGCGCTCGAACTGCTCCACGAGCGCCGCCCGCAGCGTCTCGCCGACGATGCCGCCCGGCACGTCCTTCTCGACGAACATGCCCGCGAACACGTCGATGTTGTCGACGCTCCCGTACAGCTGCTCCAGCGCCTGGGCGGCCTGCGCGTCATCGGTGATCTGCGAGAAGCGCTTGTACTTCCTCAACCCCAGCTCCGCGCGCACCGTGTTGAAGTCCGGCAGGCCGTGGTCGCGCCCACGCTGGAGGTTCAGCGAGAGGAGGTCCAGGCCACCCGCGCCCGCCGGGCCGAAGAGGAAGCTGCGCACGTCGTCGATCATGAAACGGTCCAGATCCTGCGCCTTCTGGGCGGCGACACCGCGCAGGAACGGCTCGATGCCGCCGTTCTCCAACAGGGGCGGCGTCGCGCTGAAGAACGCATCGCGCAGCGACAGCGGCCCCTCGGCGACCGGCGAGCCGTCCTCGTTGAGCCGCAGGATGAAGGGGCTGAGCAGCGTGTGGCCGAGCCGGTAGGCGGCGGTCGAGAAGTTCTGCGCGATGCCCGCGTTCACACGGGGGTCGTAGCCGCGGTAGGGCCGGAGCGCGTGGGGCCCCAGCAGGGCATCGAGGAACTCGGTGTAGGTGATGTGCTGGAGCTCCGCGATCACGATGCGCCGCGCGGCCTGGTAGATCTGCTCGTCGGAGAAGCGGGGGTTCTCCCGCGCGATGCGCGCCGCCTGCCAGTTGTGCTCGCGCACGAACAGCGTGTGCATGACGGCCAGCGTGGGCTGCTCGTTGGCGCGGATGTCTCCGCCGACGAACAGGTCGGTGGACAGGTCCGGCTGCTCGGGGGACCCCGCGTTCGGCTGCGTGCCGTCGTTGTAGGGCAGCAGGTCGCCACGGGAGGTATGCGTCACCTTGAGCCGGCCGCCCTGGAACGTGCGCAGCCAGGCGGCGCGCGCCGCATCCGAGCCGTACACGTTCGACCCATCCAGGTAGCCCGTGATCTCATTGAACTGCTGGCGCGGGTTGTTGGGTCCGTCGCCAGTGGCCGGGTCATAGACGGAGCGCCGGAAGGGAATCATCTGCGTCCCGGTGCAGAGCACGTCCATGTATGCGTCGCACAGCGGCACGGGCACTGGCACGGACTCGTTGGCGCCCTCGGTGAGGCTGAAGTCGTGGTCGAGGAACTGCCCCCAGGTCCAGATGAAGTCGCTGATCTGGTGCTCGTTCGGGATGGAGACGTCCTGCTGGAAGAGCGCGTTGCTGACGTCGCGCGGGCTGGGGCGTCCAGTGCCGCCCATCGCGGAGACGCCATCCGCGTAGTGCGCACCGGTCGGCCCGCGCAGCAGGTGCTCCTCCGTCGCGCCCCACCTCGGGTGGGCCAGGTTGTTGCCCGTCCCATCAATGGAGCGGTACTGCGTGTGCAGCGATTCGGTGTCTGCCTCCTCGCTGGTGAACTCCTGCGCGTGCGCGGCGGAACCAACGACAACCGTGGCGAACATGATCAACGCACGGGCCGGCTTCCTCGAGACAACAATTGACGCTCTTCGCATGTGCACTCCCCCCATTGCTTCAATGCTTGGCCCTCATATAATTAACATTGTCCAGTTGTCACCAAGAAAAGGCAGTGAGCTTCGGAATGGGCGTGAGGCAGGTGGGATAGGGATTGCCGTCCCCGGGTCGTCCCTGACATCAAACCCTCGCCGTTCAATGCCAGTGATGGTCTGGGTTTGGGGTATGGAGCGACATCTCCGGGGGCGGTACTGGCCTATCTGAAGGCACTCGGAGGGGACCGCGTTCAATCCCTCTCCGGACGCCGCCCGGATGGCCTCCCGGGGGCCGTATTCGAAGATGTCCCCGCGGGAAGCCGCCGTGCAGGAACGGGTGGGGAATCAGTCGGTCCGCTCCCCCGAAGAGGGTGATGCGGTGGAGGTTGTCGCGCACGAAGT
The sequence above is drawn from the Corallococcus sp. NCRR genome and encodes:
- a CDS encoding tetratricopeptide repeat protein, with protein sequence MSTGRVMGLAARGVLLAVWGCVLGVSCVKRPVDYAREQARTLAPAKLESSSQPSTGPVRKIRVRVYADSDYREQVVRWRSSVVSQLQRASAVMQGPLGVVFELESTREWAHRGVEGELEGSLTALELTDPGEDVDLVVGFVSALKLFSSAQHELGMARLFGRHCVLREMGNPEEVRAIMESLIHLPQEERQTLYQERKMHKETSVFLHEWAHTLGAFHVRNSHWMMFPNYAPSQGSFAPQTLALLKTSLPHASAGRRDDAAARAWATELGALLASTASPDWEGPEKEAVVEWLAKVREGKAPLVVHQPQAPLPPEDRRRLEQILALEKEGRVEVAAQQMEPLARRHPEDFFVQRLACYLDTRVAPKLPATREKCEAVAEKFPSEPAPLFHLATLALQQGQHVEAQGQLVRARQRMDANPGTPPEFWGDLAAFFKETSSVTWAEQAIQKAGNDSRAEPLRTWARQARRWKALPVDASVSGIAVEREGEFIRAAKDVEDSLDKGPATKAQARLTWLRREFPRAAVLHVLDCEIHMRAGRVGPAKAACRQAVAAHEEAVQAHFILGWLASTSGPREEARAHLERVVALEPLHKQAWQLLAEQYRAVGMAEALKTLQGRYREQFAQELR
- a CDS encoding glutathione S-transferase family protein; translated protein: MKLYFHPLSGNSRRVLLVAAHLDIPLERIVVDLTTGKQRESSYLGINPNGRVPVLDDGGFVLWESRAIMVYLAEKTPGQTLLPTDAQGRADVNRWLFWCSAHMAPANTVLVQENFVKQRTGRGPPDPAEVARGEALVAQYAPVLDSHLAGRTWVVQERLTLADLSLAASFALAGPARLPIEGYANLRAWLGRVQELEAWQRTAPPMPPPAARG
- a CDS encoding UBP-type zinc finger domain-containing protein — its product is MKKACSHLEATEHHRTAPIHPSGHGCVECLKDGGDWLHLRMCLTCGHVGCCDDSPSRHATRHFHESAHPVIKSFEPGEDWAWCYVDEQFVERIPTFPGESPPVHYSAPTSAP
- a CDS encoding peroxidase family protein; its protein translation is MFATVVVGSAAHAQEFTSEEADTESLHTQYRSIDGTGNNLAHPRWGATEEHLLRGPTGAHYADGVSAMGGTGRPSPRDVSNALFQQDVSIPNEHQISDFIWTWGQFLDHDFSLTEGANESVPVPVPLCDAYMDVLCTGTQMIPFRRSVYDPATGDGPNNPRQQFNEITGYLDGSNVYGSDAARAAWLRTFQGGRLKVTHTSRGDLLPYNDGTQPNAGSPEQPDLSTDLFVGGDIRANEQPTLAVMHTLFVREHNWQAARIARENPRFSDEQIYQAARRIVIAELQHITYTEFLDALLGPHALRPYRGYDPRVNAGIAQNFSTAAYRLGHTLLSPFILRLNEDGSPVAEGPLSLRDAFFSATPPLLENGGIEPFLRGVAAQKAQDLDRFMIDDVRSFLFGPAGAGGLDLLSLNLQRGRDHGLPDFNTVRAELGLRKYKRFSQITDDAQAAQALEQLYGSVDNIDVFAGMFVEKDVPGGIVGETLRAALVEQFERTRAGDRFWYERSLNLFDLLRVKTTRLSDIIRRNTSIRKIQNEVFYVK